One Halobaculum sp. CBA1158 DNA segment encodes these proteins:
- a CDS encoding DUF5518 domain-containing protein, producing the protein MSSASADTSVLNDTSTFKHAAIGAVITLVTFFLPFSPVIGGGVAGYLHGPDGRDGAIVGGLAGLLAAVPGAVLATLVASVFIIAGPGARSGILVALVFFLLILLVSTLYGGVLGALGGFAGAVLNREFDGPTETDPDRLHDPTTLRDDSPEVDDGLDSDDHPDSDADGGPRSESTEFDADGSSRE; encoded by the coding sequence ATGTCATCCGCCTCGGCCGACACGTCGGTGCTGAACGACACGTCCACGTTCAAACACGCGGCCATCGGCGCGGTCATCACGCTCGTGACGTTCTTCCTCCCGTTCTCGCCGGTCATCGGGGGCGGCGTCGCCGGCTACCTCCACGGCCCCGACGGGCGGGACGGGGCGATCGTCGGCGGGCTCGCGGGGCTGCTCGCTGCGGTCCCCGGCGCGGTCCTCGCGACGCTGGTCGCCTCGGTGTTCATCATCGCTGGCCCGGGCGCGCGCTCGGGGATCCTCGTCGCGCTCGTGTTCTTCCTGCTCATCCTGCTGGTTTCGACCCTGTACGGCGGCGTCCTCGGCGCGCTCGGCGGCTTCGCCGGCGCTGTGCTCAACCGCGAGTTCGACGGCCCGACCGAGACCGATCCCGACCGTCTGCACGACCCGACGACGCTCCGAGACGACAGCCCGGAGGTGGACGACGGCCTCGACTCGGACGACCACCCCGATTCGGACGCCGACGGCGGCCCCCGCTCGGAGTCGACGGAGTTCGACGCCGACGGCTCCTCGCGGGAGTGA
- a CDS encoding FAD-dependent oxidoreductase — protein sequence MHVAVVGGGIVGVASAYELAARGADVTLLERGSLGAGSTDRALGGIRAQFSTRVNVELSVASIEVWNEFEARFGVDVDRRTTGYLFCTREGDVADAFADQVAMQGEYGVESRLVDPADAADLCPGLRPDEFVACTYCPTDSFADPHLALQGYARAARAEGVEIRTNTPVSSLDPRESGVRVELADDADPLVADAAVNAAGAWAPRLAETAGYDLPIVAHRRQTAVVEPESPVPETDPLVIDADTTAHFRPERDGRALVGGHFAEADPVVDDPDRFSETPDTDWAVSALERAGRVADYFGPESRLAGGWAGLYAVTPDHHAIVEESLPGVVTAAGFSGHGFQHAPATAACVAELVLDGAASTVDVSGLTRERFEGDGGGPVERNVA from the coding sequence ATGCACGTCGCCGTCGTCGGCGGAGGGATCGTCGGCGTCGCGAGCGCGTACGAACTCGCGGCCCGCGGCGCGGACGTGACCCTCCTCGAACGCGGGAGCCTCGGCGCGGGCAGCACCGACCGCGCGCTCGGCGGCATCCGCGCGCAGTTCTCCACCCGCGTCAACGTCGAACTCTCGGTCGCCTCCATCGAGGTGTGGAACGAGTTCGAGGCGCGCTTCGGCGTCGACGTCGACCGCCGCACCACCGGCTACCTCTTTTGCACCCGCGAGGGGGACGTCGCCGACGCCTTCGCCGACCAGGTCGCCATGCAGGGCGAGTACGGCGTCGAGAGCCGCCTCGTCGACCCCGCCGACGCCGCCGACCTGTGCCCCGGACTCCGACCGGACGAGTTCGTCGCCTGCACCTACTGTCCGACCGACAGCTTCGCCGACCCGCACCTCGCGCTCCAGGGGTACGCCCGCGCCGCACGCGCCGAGGGCGTCGAGATACGGACGAACACCCCGGTTTCGAGCCTCGATCCGCGCGAGTCGGGCGTCCGGGTGGAACTGGCTGACGACGCCGACCCGCTGGTGGCCGACGCCGCGGTCAACGCCGCGGGCGCGTGGGCTCCCCGGCTGGCCGAGACCGCGGGGTACGACCTCCCGATCGTCGCCCACCGCCGGCAGACCGCCGTCGTCGAGCCCGAGTCCCCCGTCCCCGAGACCGACCCGCTGGTCATCGACGCCGACACGACCGCGCACTTCCGGCCCGAGCGCGACGGCCGCGCGCTCGTCGGCGGTCACTTCGCCGAGGCCGATCCCGTCGTCGACGACCCGGACCGGTTCTCGGAGACGCCCGACACCGACTGGGCCGTGTCGGCACTCGAGCGCGCCGGGAGGGTGGCCGACTACTTCGGCCCCGAGAGCCGCCTCGCGGGCGGGTGGGCCGGCCTGTACGCCGTCACCCCGGACCACCACGCGATCGTCGAGGAGTCGCTGCCGGGCGTCGTCACGGCCGCGGGGTTCTCCGGCCACGGCTTCCAGCACGCGCCGGCGACGGCCGCGTGCGTCGCGGAGTTGGTTCTCGACGGCGCGGCGTCGACCGTGGACGTGTCCGGGCTGACTCGCGAGCGGTTCGAGGGCGACGGCGGCGGGCCCGTCGAGCGCAACGTCGCCTGA
- a CDS encoding ornithine cyclodeaminase family protein, translating into MHVFDDNAVASLLSLDPLLPVIEEAFLKQGRGEVERPERPHFPVGEGLDGRSEPAGTALAMPAYLHGDPAYATKLASVHPGNADSAVDRPTVQAQVMLTDAGNGAPLALFAGERITNARTGCIGGLAVRELASGDDPVDLAVLGAGAQARWQTRAIHAARGVARARIHSPTPASRDGCAADLRAAGIDAAAVDSPEAAVRDADVVVTATTSETPVFPGEALSPGALVVAVGAYEAGMCELDAATFARADRVFADVPEEVAGIGDVADNDVDPARLVPLSAVFEGEAGRGAADEVIVVESVGSAVLDAATATHLWEVASDGDGAEIDF; encoded by the coding sequence ATGCACGTTTTCGACGACAACGCGGTCGCCTCGCTGCTGTCGCTCGATCCGCTCCTCCCGGTGATCGAGGAGGCGTTCCTGAAGCAGGGCCGCGGCGAGGTGGAGCGCCCCGAGCGTCCGCACTTCCCGGTCGGCGAGGGCCTCGACGGCCGGAGCGAGCCCGCGGGTACGGCCCTCGCGATGCCGGCGTACCTCCACGGCGATCCCGCCTACGCGACGAAGCTCGCGTCGGTCCACCCCGGAAACGCCGACTCCGCCGTCGACCGGCCGACCGTGCAGGCGCAGGTGATGCTCACAGACGCCGGGAACGGCGCGCCGCTGGCGCTGTTTGCCGGCGAGCGAATCACCAACGCCCGGACCGGCTGCATCGGGGGGCTTGCCGTCCGAGAACTGGCCTCCGGCGACGACCCCGTCGATCTCGCGGTGCTGGGCGCGGGTGCACAGGCCCGCTGGCAGACCCGCGCGATCCACGCCGCCCGCGGCGTCGCCCGCGCCCGGATCCACTCGCCGACGCCCGCCTCCCGCGACGGCTGCGCGGCGGACCTCCGCGCGGCGGGGATCGACGCCGCGGCGGTCGACTCCCCGGAGGCGGCCGTGCGCGACGCGGACGTGGTGGTCACCGCGACGACGAGCGAGACTCCGGTGTTTCCGGGTGAGGCGCTTTCGCCCGGCGCGCTCGTCGTCGCCGTCGGGGCCTACGAGGCGGGAATGTGCGAGCTCGACGCCGCGACGTTCGCGCGCGCCGACCGCGTCTTCGCCGACGTTCCCGAGGAGGTCGCGGGCATCGGCGACGTGGCCGACAACGACGTCGACCCGGCTCGGCTGGTCCCCCTGTCGGCGGTGTTCGAGGGGGAGGCGGGTAGGGGGGCCGCGGACGAGGTGATCGTCGTCGAGAGCGTCGGCTCGGCGGTGTTGGACGCGGCGACGGCGACGCACCTGTGGGAGGTCGCGAGCGACGGAGACGGAGCGGAGATCGACTTCTGA
- a CDS encoding tryptophan--tRNA ligase produces the protein MSDDDTGPGRGHDGADTEAERARTDGAGVALDPWGSATVDDYRGLFEEFGIEAFEEIIDEVPAPHYLMRRGVIFGHRGYDAVARALANDEPAAALSGFMPTGDPHIGHKLVFDELIYHQEQGADTYGLIADLEAHSARGMTWAEIDEHARDYLLSLLALGFDAEEGTLYRQSTNRRLQDLAFELGSNARFAEFESIYGFGGETSVSHMQSVVTQMADILYPQLDEPKPTVIPVGPDQDPHVRFSRDIARKSRYFRVTEAFASPEFDAPERTLVREAYDEREAWADDPETPRCENAAEYLRGAEVDAEFEAARASAVEKLENAGMEPLRPRTRFLDRNASAAAFEALIEAVPGEKRVFDAHVDSFELDREAAEELAREVEVDNGGFGFYTPSSIYHRFMTGLTGGKMSSSIEASHISLLDDPEEGYDKVKSATTGGRETAEKQRELGGKADECPVYELYAYLLAGDDDGLAEEVYEECVNGERLCGGCKEQAATLMEEFLADHQEKRAEAEELLDDLDIDLDVDGSRRGIPGDEE, from the coding sequence ATGAGCGACGACGACACCGGCCCCGGACGGGGTCACGACGGAGCCGACACCGAGGCGGAGCGCGCGCGAACAGACGGCGCTGGCGTCGCGCTCGACCCGTGGGGCTCGGCGACCGTCGACGACTACCGCGGGCTGTTCGAGGAGTTCGGGATCGAGGCCTTCGAGGAGATCATCGACGAGGTGCCCGCGCCGCACTACCTGATGCGACGGGGGGTCATCTTCGGTCACCGCGGCTACGACGCCGTCGCCCGAGCGCTCGCGAACGACGAGCCCGCGGCGGCGCTCTCGGGGTTCATGCCCACCGGCGACCCCCACATCGGCCACAAGCTCGTGTTCGACGAGCTGATCTACCACCAGGAGCAGGGTGCAGACACCTACGGCCTCATCGCGGATCTGGAGGCGCACTCCGCCCGCGGGATGACCTGGGCGGAGATCGACGAGCACGCCCGCGACTACCTGCTGTCGCTGCTCGCGCTCGGGTTCGACGCCGAGGAGGGGACGCTGTACCGACAGTCCACCAACCGCCGGCTGCAGGACCTCGCCTTCGAGCTGGGGTCGAACGCCCGGTTCGCGGAGTTCGAGTCGATCTACGGCTTCGGCGGGGAGACCTCCGTCTCGCACATGCAGTCGGTCGTCACCCAGATGGCCGACATCCTCTACCCACAACTGGACGAGCCGAAGCCGACGGTCATCCCGGTCGGCCCCGACCAGGACCCGCACGTCCGCTTCTCGCGGGACATCGCGCGCAAGTCCCGGTACTTCAGGGTGACCGAGGCGTTCGCCAGCCCCGAGTTCGACGCCCCCGAGCGAACCCTGGTCCGGGAGGCGTACGACGAGCGCGAGGCGTGGGCCGACGACCCGGAGACGCCGCGGTGTGAGAACGCAGCCGAGTACCTGCGCGGGGCCGAGGTCGACGCGGAGTTCGAGGCGGCCCGCGCGAGCGCCGTCGAAAAGCTGGAGAACGCCGGGATGGAGCCGCTTCGCCCCCGGACGCGCTTCCTCGACCGCAACGCGAGCGCGGCGGCGTTCGAGGCGCTCATCGAGGCGGTGCCCGGCGAGAAACGCGTGTTCGACGCGCACGTCGACTCCTTCGAACTGGACCGCGAGGCCGCCGAGGAACTCGCGCGCGAGGTGGAAGTCGACAACGGCGGCTTCGGCTTCTACACGCCCTCGTCCATCTACCACCGCTTCATGACCGGCCTGACGGGCGGGAAGATGTCCTCATCCATCGAGGCGAGTCACATCTCGCTGCTCGACGACCCGGAGGAGGGGTACGACAAGGTGAAATCCGCGACGACCGGCGGCCGCGAGACGGCCGAGAAGCAGCGCGAACTCGGCGGGAAGGCCGACGAGTGTCCGGTGTACGAACTGTACGCGTACCTGCTCGCGGGCGACGACGACGGGCTCGCCGAAGAGGTGTACGAGGAGTGCGTGAACGGCGAGCGCCTCTGCGGCGGCTGCAAGGAGCAGGCGGCGACGCTGATGGAGGAGTTCCTCGCCGACCACCAGGAGAAGCGCGCGGAGGCCGAGGAGCTGCTCGACGACCTCGACATCGACCTCGACGTGGACGGGTCGCGGCGGGGGATCCCCGGCGACGAGGAGTAG
- the endA gene encoding tRNA-intron lyase, which produces MNATLDGDVVRAGGDARQRFHDARGYGRADGPEVTLARVEAAHLLYRGDIETVSGMDFRAFFGDSVAAGDRFAARFLVYADLRERGFYLVPAREGWPGTGGGSRAGSDDDGSAGDRDAEERDGDADILVFERGEKPGGPVAHRVRVAGEREELPAGDLRGTTLAVVDEESEVSYFACSAGGGFAGASEYDLPTGLEADLFDDRVVCWSPPKRLYASAFYGQPVSGRDDADVDALQLSLVEAADLAARGAVDLGADAVIERGRSVEGNRFDRRLSVYRALRDRGVVPKTGYKFGADFRTYDAVDSVEDLPHSEALVRVVPSDHRFHPRELALDVRLAGGVRKRMVFALAGDDSNSYLTVERLTP; this is translated from the coding sequence ATGAATGCGACACTCGACGGCGACGTCGTCCGCGCCGGGGGCGACGCCCGCCAGCGCTTCCACGACGCCCGGGGGTACGGACGGGCCGACGGCCCGGAGGTGACCCTCGCGCGCGTGGAGGCGGCCCACCTGCTGTATCGCGGCGACATCGAGACGGTGTCGGGGATGGACTTTCGAGCGTTCTTCGGCGACAGCGTCGCCGCCGGCGACCGCTTCGCCGCCCGGTTTCTCGTCTACGCCGACCTGCGCGAGCGGGGGTTCTATCTCGTCCCCGCACGCGAGGGATGGCCGGGGACCGGGGGCGGCTCCCGAGCGGGGAGCGACGACGACGGGAGCGCCGGCGACCGCGACGCCGAGGAGCGCGACGGCGACGCGGACATCCTCGTGTTCGAGCGCGGCGAGAAGCCCGGCGGGCCGGTCGCCCACCGGGTGCGCGTCGCCGGCGAGCGCGAGGAGCTGCCCGCGGGCGACCTCCGCGGGACGACGCTCGCGGTCGTCGACGAGGAGAGCGAGGTGTCGTACTTCGCGTGTTCGGCCGGCGGCGGCTTCGCGGGCGCGAGCGAGTACGACCTCCCGACCGGGCTGGAGGCCGACCTGTTCGACGACCGCGTCGTCTGCTGGTCGCCCCCGAAGCGACTGTACGCCTCCGCGTTCTACGGTCAGCCCGTCTCCGGACGCGACGACGCCGACGTGGACGCGCTTCAGCTGTCGCTGGTCGAGGCCGCGGACCTCGCCGCCCGCGGCGCGGTCGACCTCGGCGCAGACGCGGTGATCGAACGCGGTCGGAGCGTCGAGGGCAACCGGTTCGACCGCCGGCTGTCCGTCTACCGGGCGCTTCGCGATCGCGGGGTCGTCCCGAAGACCGGCTACAAGTTCGGGGCGGACTTCCGCACCTACGACGCAGTCGACTCCGTCGAGGACCTTCCCCACTCGGAGGCGCTGGTTCGCGTGGTGCCGTCGGACCACCGCTTTCATCCGCGCGAGCTCGCGCTCGACGTGCGGCTGGCCGGCGGCGTGCGGAAGCGAATGGTTTTTGCGCTCGCCGGCGACGACTCGAACAGCTACCTGACGGTCGAGCGACTCACCCCATGA
- a CDS encoding topoisomerase DNA-binding C4 zinc finger domain-containing protein, translated as MSQTTTILAGDCTTRFETATTSDERIHRGRVVVLAKPDRTVLVHDRAGYQPVAWLTRPDSLTVEADDDGFAVTARDGDQRLSVRSHDAGEVVERPISAAGVPVGECPDPDCRAALVRAGGDVVCLGCGDAYGLPPGATVHDDDTCDDCGLPTMTVARGEKLRLCVDYACESLTEAVRGVLDRRFDCPDCGRDLRVREHRGRAFLGCDGYPDCETAFSVPSGTFAGECACGLPRFETATGVRCLDGTCERDRPAEPNVGP; from the coding sequence ATGTCGCAGACCACGACGATCCTCGCGGGCGACTGCACGACCCGGTTCGAGACGGCGACGACCAGCGACGAGCGCATCCATCGCGGGCGGGTCGTCGTCCTCGCCAAGCCCGACCGCACGGTCCTCGTCCACGACCGCGCCGGCTACCAGCCCGTCGCGTGGCTCACCAGACCCGACTCGCTCACCGTCGAGGCCGACGACGACGGCTTCGCGGTCACCGCCCGCGACGGCGACCAACGGCTCTCAGTGCGCTCACACGACGCCGGCGAGGTCGTCGAGCGACCGATATCCGCCGCCGGCGTCCCGGTCGGCGAGTGCCCCGACCCCGACTGCCGGGCGGCGCTGGTGCGGGCCGGCGGCGACGTGGTCTGTCTGGGCTGTGGCGACGCGTACGGCCTCCCGCCGGGCGCGACGGTCCACGACGACGACACCTGCGACGACTGCGGGCTTCCGACGATGACCGTCGCGCGCGGTGAGAAGCTCCGGCTGTGCGTCGACTACGCGTGTGAGTCGCTGACCGAGGCGGTTCGAGGGGTGCTCGACCGGCGGTTCGACTGCCCCGACTGCGGGCGCGACCTGCGCGTCCGGGAGCACCGCGGCCGGGCGTTCCTCGGGTGCGACGGCTATCCGGACTGCGAGACGGCCTTCTCCGTGCCGTCGGGCACGTTCGCCGGCGAGTGCGCCTGCGGCCTGCCGCGCTTCGAGACGGCGACGGGCGTGCGCTGTCTCGACGGTACCTGCGAGCGCGACCGACCCGCCGAGCCGAACGTCGGCCCCTGA
- a CDS encoding HAD family phosphatase: MSDSSGGDAGDARSGTDSPDATDAADTTDSARVDSSDSAPGTEQAVATDGPPVVVCLDMDGVLVDSEDYWHAAEREEILPRVLADGTPVPDLDEITGMYYGEIYDYLAERYEPTVDKAAFMRLYDEAAESIYGDRVALLAGAGDFVADLRERGVPVALVSSSPRDWIETVVDRFDLAFDGICPAEEFDGPGKPEPGLYEAAIRDLGGVPDRAVAVEDSENGVAAAARSGAYTIAVRDDHNADTDLSAADEVVDRDDPAAVFAAVRHSMRTIRESVSGNSGSSG; the protein is encoded by the coding sequence GTGAGCGACTCATCCGGCGGCGACGCGGGCGACGCCCGGAGCGGCACCGACTCCCCCGACGCCACCGACGCGGCGGACACGACCGACTCGGCGCGGGTCGATAGCTCGGACTCCGCGCCCGGGACCGAACAGGCGGTCGCGACCGACGGCCCGCCGGTCGTCGTCTGCCTCGATATGGACGGCGTCCTCGTCGACTCCGAGGACTACTGGCACGCCGCCGAACGCGAGGAGATCCTGCCGCGCGTGCTCGCGGACGGCACCCCCGTGCCCGACCTCGACGAGATCACGGGGATGTACTACGGCGAGATCTACGACTACCTCGCGGAGCGCTACGAGCCGACCGTCGACAAGGCGGCGTTCATGCGACTGTACGACGAGGCGGCCGAGTCGATCTACGGCGACCGAGTGGCCCTCCTGGCGGGGGCCGGCGACTTCGTCGCCGACCTCCGGGAGCGCGGCGTTCCGGTCGCGCTCGTCTCCTCGTCGCCGCGCGACTGGATCGAGACGGTGGTCGATCGGTTCGACCTCGCGTTCGACGGGATCTGCCCGGCCGAGGAGTTCGACGGGCCCGGCAAGCCTGAACCGGGGCTGTACGAGGCGGCGATCCGCGACCTGGGCGGGGTGCCGGACCGCGCGGTCGCCGTCGAGGACTCCGAGAACGGGGTGGCCGCGGCCGCCCGGTCGGGCGCGTACACGATCGCCGTCCGCGACGACCACAACGCGGACACCGACCTCTCGGCGGCCGACGAGGTGGTCGACCGCGACGACCCGGCGGCCGTGTTCGCCGCGGTTCGTCACTCGATGCGGACGATCCGCGAGTCCGTCTCGGGCAACAGCGGCAGTTCCGGATAG
- a CDS encoding DEAD/DEAH box helicase gives MKVADAVPEFADAFGFEEFNRMQREALPAILERDDNVVAAAPTASGKTALAELAICETLKDDGTALFIAPLRALTNEKEAEWDRFEELGYSVYVVTGERDLNPRRAERADILVMTPEKTDSATRKHESARYDFINDVDCCVIDEVHLLDSDKRGAVLEVTVSRLRRLCDPRVVALSATMPNVDDVAEWLDAPPETTFQFGDEYRPVDLETGVKTYTHGDNSFADKYRRLYRALDLAEPHIREEGQALVFVSSRQDTVMAAKKARDEVGERDLEMGARGDYDFHTAAKELDNDTLRHSVVDGVAFHHAGLSKNDKDRVEKWFKEGKIQLLFSTSTLAWGVNLPARCVVIRDTKYHDPLEGEVDISPLDVLQMLGRAGRPGYDDVGYGWVVCDRSDADKYRSLLREGKEIESRLAEDLDSHLNAEIALGTISGLDDVMDWLETTFYYVRAGTEPEAYDFEGVRDRVRDTLNSLVDRGFVETDERLGIEATTLGRLASKYYLRMETAERFAGLADRETVDESAVLRAVASAAEFDSASARSSEADAVDRVLSDVETDLEGGNRKVLAILHAAVRGSMPSDLRSDAWIIRQNALRLLAALREFADAVAGPRAANLVRRVEARVEHGVKREAVGLTAIEGVGEGRAESLSAGGLTTPADVIAAGAERLARAGLSEGVAERVIRQAEDLPNAVVEWGAFPDAIGVGENEMLEVTVRNVGGSARAGVRVTANGVEMTQKTLYLSDETTVPVGVFGAPDEEEMRYEVEVVYPELPLLPETDSRIVRIE, from the coding sequence ATGAAAGTCGCAGACGCCGTCCCGGAGTTCGCCGACGCGTTCGGGTTCGAGGAGTTCAACCGGATGCAGCGGGAGGCGCTGCCGGCCATCCTCGAGCGCGACGACAACGTCGTCGCGGCCGCGCCCACGGCCTCCGGCAAGACCGCGCTCGCGGAACTCGCGATCTGTGAGACGCTTAAGGACGACGGCACAGCCCTCTTCATCGCCCCCCTGCGCGCCCTGACGAACGAGAAGGAGGCCGAGTGGGACCGCTTCGAGGAACTCGGCTACTCCGTGTACGTCGTCACCGGCGAGCGCGACCTCAACCCCCGTCGCGCCGAGCGCGCTGACATCCTCGTGATGACGCCCGAGAAGACCGACTCGGCCACGCGGAAACACGAGTCCGCGCGCTACGACTTCATCAACGACGTCGACTGCTGCGTCATCGACGAGGTTCACCTGCTCGACTCCGACAAGCGCGGCGCGGTGCTGGAGGTCACCGTCTCCCGCCTGCGCCGCCTCTGTGACCCCCGGGTCGTCGCGCTGTCGGCGACGATGCCCAACGTCGACGACGTGGCCGAGTGGCTCGACGCCCCGCCGGAGACCACCTTCCAGTTCGGCGACGAGTACCGCCCCGTCGACCTGGAGACGGGCGTGAAGACGTACACCCACGGCGACAACTCCTTCGCCGACAAGTACCGCCGCCTCTATCGCGCCTTGGACCTCGCGGAGCCGCACATCCGCGAGGAGGGGCAGGCGCTCGTGTTCGTCTCCTCGCGCCAGGACACCGTGATGGCGGCGAAGAAGGCCCGCGACGAGGTGGGCGAGCGCGACCTGGAGATGGGCGCGCGCGGCGACTACGACTTCCACACCGCCGCGAAGGAACTCGACAACGACACGCTGCGCCACTCCGTCGTCGACGGCGTCGCCTTCCACCACGCCGGACTCTCGAAGAACGACAAAGACAGGGTGGAGAAGTGGTTCAAAGAGGGAAAGATCCAGCTCCTCTTTTCGACCTCGACGCTCGCGTGGGGGGTGAACCTCCCCGCCCGGTGCGTCGTCATCCGAGACACGAAGTACCACGATCCGCTGGAGGGCGAAGTCGACATCAGCCCGCTGGACGTGCTCCAGATGCTCGGCCGGGCGGGGCGACCCGGCTACGACGACGTGGGGTACGGCTGGGTCGTCTGCGACCGGTCGGACGCGGACAAGTACCGGAGCCTCCTCCGGGAGGGCAAGGAGATCGAATCGCGACTCGCGGAGGACCTCGACTCCCACCTGAACGCCGAGATCGCGCTCGGCACGATCTCGGGACTCGACGACGTGATGGACTGGCTGGAGACCACCTTCTACTACGTCCGTGCCGGCACCGAACCGGAGGCGTACGACTTCGAGGGCGTCCGCGACCGCGTGCGCGACACGCTGAACTCACTCGTCGACCGCGGGTTCGTCGAGACCGACGAGCGACTCGGGATCGAGGCCACCACGTTGGGGCGACTCGCCTCGAAGTACTATCTCCGCATGGAGACGGCCGAGCGCTTCGCCGGCCTCGCCGACCGGGAGACGGTCGACGAGAGCGCCGTCCTCCGCGCCGTCGCCTCGGCCGCCGAGTTCGACTCCGCCTCCGCGCGCTCATCGGAGGCCGACGCCGTCGACCGCGTGCTCTCGGACGTGGAGACCGACCTGGAGGGCGGCAACCGAAAGGTGCTCGCGATCCTCCACGCCGCCGTCCGCGGGTCGATGCCCTCCGACCTGCGCTCGGACGCGTGGATCATCCGGCAGAACGCGCTGCGGCTGCTCGCGGCGCTGCGGGAGTTCGCCGACGCCGTCGCCGGTCCGCGGGCGGCGAACCTGGTCCGCCGGGTCGAGGCCCGCGTCGAGCACGGCGTCAAGCGCGAGGCCGTCGGCCTCACCGCCATCGAGGGCGTCGGCGAGGGGCGCGCGGAGTCGCTGTCTGCGGGCGGGCTCACCACCCCCGCGGACGTGATCGCGGCGGGCGCGGAGCGACTCGCGCGCGCGGGCCTGTCCGAGGGGGTCGCCGAGCGCGTGATCCGGCAGGCGGAGGACCTCCCGAACGCCGTCGTCGAGTGGGGCGCGTTCCCGGACGCGATCGGCGTCGGCGAAAACGAGATGCTGGAGGTGACCGTCCGCAACGTCGGCGGGAGCGCCCGCGCCGGGGTCCGCGTCACCGCCAACGGAGTCGAGATGACCCAGAAAACGCTGTATCTCTCGGACGAGACGACCGTCCCGGTCGGCGTGTTCGGCGCTCCCGACGAGGAGGAGATGCGCTACGAGGTGGAGGTGGTCTATCCGGAACTGCCGCTGTTGCCCGAGACGGACTCGCGGATCGTCCGCATCGAGTGA
- a CDS encoding SDR family NAD(P)-dependent oxidoreductase has product MTTAVIAGVGPGLGESIARRFAAEGCDLGLLARSEGYIEELAADLPTEAVAAPTNLADPEDISTAFDRVRAALGPVDVLVNHASAAGWTGLTDTDLDAFDRAYKVGPRADFLCSQEAVRDMRAGAGGDDTAGTIIFTGATTSVRGREGAVGFSMGKFGSRGLAESMARELGPEGIHVAHVVIDGGIRPPGTEPEAPEEYLDPDAIADSYWHLVQQDRSAWTLELDLRPHVEDF; this is encoded by the coding sequence ATGACGACAGCGGTGATCGCGGGCGTCGGACCCGGACTGGGCGAGTCGATCGCGCGGCGGTTCGCCGCCGAGGGCTGTGACCTGGGGCTGCTCGCGCGAAGCGAGGGGTACATCGAGGAGTTGGCGGCCGACCTCCCGACCGAGGCGGTCGCGGCCCCGACGAACCTGGCCGACCCGGAGGACATCTCGACGGCGTTCGACCGCGTTCGGGCGGCGTTGGGCCCCGTAGACGTGCTCGTGAACCACGCCAGCGCCGCCGGGTGGACCGGCCTCACGGACACCGACCTCGACGCGTTCGACCGGGCGTACAAGGTGGGTCCGCGCGCGGACTTCCTCTGCTCGCAGGAGGCGGTCAGGGACATGCGCGCCGGCGCGGGCGGCGACGACACGGCGGGGACGATCATCTTCACGGGCGCGACCACGTCCGTGCGCGGGCGCGAGGGCGCGGTCGGCTTCTCGATGGGGAAGTTCGGCTCCCGCGGCCTCGCGGAGTCGATGGCGCGGGAGCTCGGCCCGGAGGGGATCCACGTCGCCCACGTCGTGATCGACGGCGGGATCCGACCGCCTGGAACGGAGCCGGAGGCCCCCGAGGAGTACCTCGATCCGGACGCGATCGCCGACAGCTACTGGCACCTCGTCCAGCAGGACCGCAGCGCGTGGACGCTCGAACTGGACCTGCGGCCGCACGTCGAGGACTTCTAA